CCGCCCGTGGATCGACGCGCGCGGCGACGTCGAGGCCTATGACGGCCGCGAACTCCGGCCCGAGGACAATGGCCAGCTTGGCCCCGACCGCTCCGGCGGGGTGCCGCAATTCCCCAACCCGGTCCGCCGCCCCTTGCGCGCCAAGGCCGGCATGAACCTCAGCCAGATGCATTATGCCCGCCGCGGCATCATCACGCCCGAGATGGAATATGTCGCGACCCGCGAAAACCTCGGCCGCGAGATGCTGCGCGACTACAAGCGCGACGGCGAAAGCTTCGGCGCGAGCATCCCCGACTACGTCACCCCCGAATTCGTCCGCGACGAGGTCGCCCGCGGCCGCGCGATCATTCCCAACAACGTCAACCACCCCGAATCCGAACCGATGGCGATCGGCCGCAACTTCCTGGTCAAGATCAACGCCAACATCGGCAACAGCGCCGTCGCCAGCAACGTCGCGGCAGAGGTCGACAAGCTCGTCTGGTCGATCCGCTGGGGCGCCGACACGGTCATGGACCTGTCGACCGGCCGCAACATCCACGACACCCGCGAATGGATCATCCGCAATTCGCCCGTCCCGATCGGCACCGTCCCCATCTACCAGGCGCTCGAAAAGGTCGGCGGCATCGCCGAGGACCTGACGTGGGAGGTGTTCCGCGACACGCTGATCGAACAGGCCGAACAGGGCGTCGACTATTTCACCATCCACGCCGGCGTCCGCCTGCCCTACATCCCGATGACGGCGAAGCGCGTCACCGGCATCGTGTCGCGCGGCGGCAGCATCATGGCGAAATGGTGCCTCGCGCATCACAAGGAATCGTTCCTCTACGAACGCTTCGACGAGATCACCGAGATCATGAAGGCGTACGACATCGCCTACAGCCTCGGCGACGGCCTGCGCCCCGGCAGCATCGCCGACGCCAATGACGAGGCGCAGTTCAGCGAACTCTACACGCTCGGCGAACTCACCCACCGCGCCTGGGCACAGGACGTGCAGGTGATGATCGAGGGCCCCGGCCACGTGCCGATGCACAAGATCAAGCAGAACATGGAAAAGCAGCTCGAGGTCTGCGGCGAGGCGCCCTTCTACACGCTCGGGCCGCTCACTACCGACATCGCGCCCGGCTACGACCACATCACCAGCGGCATCGGCGCCGCGATGATCGGCTGGTACGGCACCGCGATGCTCTGCTACGTCACCCCCAAGGAGCATCTCGGCCTCCCCGACCGCGACGACGTCAAGGTCGGCGTCGTCACCTACAAGCTCGCCGCCCACGCCGCCGATCTCGCCAAGGGCCACCCCGCCGCGCAGATGCGCGACGACGCGCTCAGCCGCGCCCGCTTCGACTTCCGCTGGCGCGACCAGTTCAACCTGTCGCTCGATCCCGAGACGGCCGAGGACTATCACGACCAGACGTTGCCGGCAGAAGGCGCCAAGACCGCCCACTTCTGCTCGATGTGCGGCCCCAAATTCTGCTCGATGAAGATCACCGCCGAAGTGCGAGAGTTCGCGGCGAAGCAGAACCAGTCGGCGGACACCTTCATCGCCGCCGACGCAGGCGATGCGGAACGCGCGCTGTTCGCCAGCGGCAAGGGTTCGGTAGCGGATGCGGAGGCCGGCATGGCGGAGATGAGCGAGCGCTTCAAGGCAAAGGGAAGCGAGGTTTACCTGCCGGCGGCGGAGTGAATGTCCGCCATCCCAGCCGAGATGGCACCGTTTCGGTGCGGTCTCAGCTAGTCGCTAGGCGCGCGATTGGTCATTGAACCGATCGCGCAGTCTGGCGGAGCGACGATGGCGGTTGGCAGGTTTGGCTGGAAACACGTCGCAACGTTGGTTGGCGTCGTCGTGGCCGTGCAGGTTGGTATCGTCGCCGGGGTGAAGTGGTTCATTCCCGATGCTGCAGCGCAGGGCCAGTTCGGGGATACGTTCGGGGCGACTAATTCACTGTTCTCGGGCCTGGCTTTGGCGGGCTTGATCTGCACGCTCATCCTTCAGCAGAGACAGATGAAGGTACAGGGCATCGATTCGGAACGTATTCGGGTTGAGGCCGCATCTGCGCTGATGATCCAGCAGCGGTCCAATCACCTCAACGCACTCACGTTCCTGATGCGTCATTACGACGATCGGCTCGCGAGGCTGACAAGCGACAGGTCGAGTGGCCCTGCCGCCGCGGACGTGCTCAGGGAGCGTGACGCGCTCTCCGCGCAGCGTTTGCAACTCGAACGCATCGTCGCCGGCCTGCACGAAACAGTAGTTTCAGGCTTGGGAGACCAGCATGTACGGTAACGTCCTCACCAATCGCCAGATCAGTCGACTGCAAGCCGATCGGCTGTTGCAGATCAGGCCATTCTCGTCGGACGCGCTGAAAGAGGCGGCCTATACGCTCAATCCCGGTCGAATATTGCGCATGAATGCAGGTGGCCGCTGGAGCGTCGTGCATTCCTTGCTCGAAGACGGGCCGATGTTCCGACTTGCCGCACATGAATACGTCATCGTTGAACCATCCCAGAGCGTGATCATCGGCGTCGAAGGTATTATCGGTGCCTTCATCCAGACGTCTACGAACGTCGAAGAGGGGTTGCTGGTCGTCGCAGGGCAAATCGATAGCAAATACGGCACCCGGGGGGAGGCGTTGCGCTTCGGCGTAAAAAATCTTTTTGATCGGCCCAATACGATTTCTCTGAAAACTCGTCTCGTTCACCTTCAGCTGATCGACCTGCGCGGCAGCACATCTGACCCTGTGACGCTGACGCAGCAACAGGAGAAGGTCTGGGATGCTCGCCGTGACAAAAGGCACGAGCGGGACGATTCCGATGGACCGTTGCCACCCGAAGCTTGACGATAGCTACAATATGGCCCGTCGGTGGTACCAACGCTTCATGAGAAACGGCAGGCTGCTGTACCTCTACGGCGTGTCCCTCAGGCCCGACACCCGTCAATAGGCACGTCCAGCACTCGCGCATCACGCATGCGGCGCAAGGCGATACATCAATCGATGCCCACGCGTGATTCGTCGTGATAACCAGCCCGACAGGTGGTGGGCGGCCTGGGGTCGGCGTCAACCTCGTCGATCATCGCCTCCCGGTTTTCAGGCACTCGGGAATAGCGGACTGCATGCACGTGCAGGACATGGACCATAACCTTGCCCGATGTCACCACACCGCTACTCTCACCCCATGCGCACCCTCCCCTACACCGACGCCCTCGCCCCGTACTTCGCGAGCATCAACACCGCGTGGATCGAGGATATGTTCGTGCTCGAGGATCACGATCGCCACGTCCTCGCCCACCCGCGTGAGGCGATCGTCGACCGGGGCGGCGTCATCCTCTTCGCCGCCACCGACGACGGCGCCATCGTCGGCACCGGCGCACTGATGCCGGGCGAACCCGGCGCGTACGAACTCACCAAGATGGGCGTCCTTGCCGACGCGCGCGGGACCGGCGCCGGTGCGGCCCTGCTCGCCGCGCTGATCGATCGGGCGCGTGCCCTGCCGGGGATCGACACGCTCTATCTGCTCACCAACCGCAAATGCGCCGCCGCGATCCACCTCTACGAACGCGCCGGTTTCGTCCACGATGCCGACATCATGGCGCGCTTCGGCCATGCCTATGCCCGCTGCGACGTCGCGATGCGCTATCCGTTGGAGCCATCGGCCGCCTGACCAGCGTAACGCTGATGGATGCCCGCGCGCCACACCCGCGCGGCAATCCGCCGGACCGGCCGATTGCCCCCTCCCAATGTTGGATGCATCGTGCCCAATAGGCAGGCATGAAGCATGCACCCACCCGCTCCGCCCGCCGCGCCTCGGCCCGCAAGCCTGCCGCCCGGCCCTTCGATCCGACCGATTTCCAGGCCGCATCGCTCCGCCATCGCCACGACGGCTGGACGCCGCAGCGACAGGTCGACTTCATCGCCGCGCTGTCGGAATGCGGCTGCGTCGATGCCGCGTGCCGGCGCGTCGGCATCAGCACCACCGCCGCTTATGCCCTGCGCGGGCGGGTCGAGGCGCAGAGCTATCGCATCGCCTGGGACCTGGCGCTCGACCATGCCATCCAGCGCCTGTCCGATGCCGCCTATTCGCGCGCGATCCACGGCGTCGCCCAGCCGGTCTTCTACAAGGGCGAACAGATCGGCGAGCGGCGCAAGTATGACGAGCGGCTGACCCAGTTCCTGCTCC
The sequence above is a segment of the Sphingomonas insulae genome. Coding sequences within it:
- the thiC gene encoding phosphomethylpyrimidine synthase ThiC is translated as MADVPARTEIGVTTGPIRGSKKVHVGPLGVAMREIHLDPSSGEPPLRVYDPSGPYTDANARIDIMAGLPQLRRPWIDARGDVEAYDGRELRPEDNGQLGPDRSGGVPQFPNPVRRPLRAKAGMNLSQMHYARRGIITPEMEYVATRENLGREMLRDYKRDGESFGASIPDYVTPEFVRDEVARGRAIIPNNVNHPESEPMAIGRNFLVKINANIGNSAVASNVAAEVDKLVWSIRWGADTVMDLSTGRNIHDTREWIIRNSPVPIGTVPIYQALEKVGGIAEDLTWEVFRDTLIEQAEQGVDYFTIHAGVRLPYIPMTAKRVTGIVSRGGSIMAKWCLAHHKESFLYERFDEITEIMKAYDIAYSLGDGLRPGSIADANDEAQFSELYTLGELTHRAWAQDVQVMIEGPGHVPMHKIKQNMEKQLEVCGEAPFYTLGPLTTDIAPGYDHITSGIGAAMIGWYGTAMLCYVTPKEHLGLPDRDDVKVGVVTYKLAAHAADLAKGHPAAQMRDDALSRARFDFRWRDQFNLSLDPETAEDYHDQTLPAEGAKTAHFCSMCGPKFCSMKITAEVREFAAKQNQSADTFIAADAGDAERALFASGKGSVADAEAGMAEMSERFKAKGSEVYLPAAE
- a CDS encoding GNAT family N-acetyltransferase codes for the protein MRTLPYTDALAPYFASINTAWIEDMFVLEDHDRHVLAHPREAIVDRGGVILFAATDDGAIVGTGALMPGEPGAYELTKMGVLADARGTGAGAALLAALIDRARALPGIDTLYLLTNRKCAAAIHLYERAGFVHDADIMARFGHAYARCDVAMRYPLEPSAA